The following proteins are co-located in the Oenanthe melanoleuca isolate GR-GAL-2019-014 chromosome 4, OMel1.0, whole genome shotgun sequence genome:
- the ALPK1 gene encoding alpha-protein kinase 1: MNRQSAVAALLRDCERALDTLLPKAEPEAGPGEAEQREFRRCQALLPEELRSLLEEAKEMKWPFVPERWQYKQDLGPEDKTNLQDMISARLPDLLAFLKASILAGECSTAVAAVFLLDRFLYWIDGSRRLLRIAQGLHRLHPAAPVSPQLLIRRARLALSAGKLLKAEYILSSLINDNGATGTWRYTEESDRILVQAVCLQIRGQILQKLGMWYEAAELIWASVVGYFKLPQPDKKGIATSLGIMADIFSSMNEQDYARFKTSADIDLSLLQEFSHRLLSAAEACKLAAAYSQYTPLFVLTAVNIRGMCLLSYSHSKDCPPEKREFYLSEAKESFEIGLLTKEEQSAITSKQELHSFIKAAFCLATVHRWLHGESQELQEVTQLCREALAKLHSYSTLFPEEEDKGRLAEEIMSLIATVKKRLRVGSFPNSDARSYVPDSYKGSLQKPVLQGETSFEEILAKHSQHHLSVCQVFEKTCRIHKTTPGEIQVGACITTLRTETKTMDTVCTTEDTVHQRRGAVKILNSPTAGSSSEGLSGQRNQDIGSGMMKISFGEEKPLEMKINSKKDVFSRGQNGSQSTTSENSQCKLSKSSYSSSWEELSCNSSRESLRDGQQGEQGSVEEWCCTTESDGDGQDGPLSSLPPRDWHPAPPESLHGSGGSPQHSLEGCAPPARKMVEKESLCREELQEGRHHGRSSSEKKAKGLNNEFPSLSTCHSVPTGQEEEKCFSCTELSCRTKDSSREEGFGRFEWVHAGELADSTEDPSFEAQPPRNRGTSVPSTNIRLKTGCDSSVHDWVRKPAVLGSKSLQVPQVDTQAETIDDTDFELISVGDLVSNYPTALAPKHEAAPSVPTALPFQGKISPTKHFDCATTEEDEEKSQDVVSSKRQSSSSLSSWVKPAQMPTSSPEGSVPRGGGFAFMPGRMKEEILDARFLRDDDYKQLLAGVEHNWLVQRLMPTGIFRTKKLHKAYSALLLKYSKKSGLWTGQETAVFIGDYLNVAKEGKQRRAFWIHFLHQEESLGRYVGKEYKEEKGLLHHFSDVERQMTAQYYVTEFNKRLYEQKVPTQIFYIPSAVLLILEDRTIKGCVSVEPYILGEFVKLSNNTKVVKNEYKATEYGLAYGHFSYEFSKGTDVVVDLQGWVTGNGKGLIYLTDPQIHSLNSKDISRSNFGKKGIYYFFNDQHVECNEICSCLSLRRPSVELLA; this comes from the exons ATGAATAGGCAAAGCGCCGTGGCCGCGCTGCTGCGGGACTGCGAGCGGGCTCTGGACACGCTCCTGCCGAAGGCAGAGCCAGAGGCCGGCCCGGGCGAGGCGGAGCAGCGGGAATTCCGCCGGTGCCAAG ctctgcttcctgagGAGCTGAGGAGCCTTCTGGAGGAGGCAAAGGAAATGAAGTGGCCCTTTGTGCCGGAGAGGTGGCAGTACAAACAAGACCTGGGCCcagaagacaaaacaaaccTGCAAGATATGATCAGCGCCAGGCTCCCTGACCTGCTG GCTTTTCTGAAGGCCTCCATCCTGGCCGGGGAGTGCAGCACGGCCGTGGCCGCGGTGTTCCTGCTGGACCGCTTCCTGTACTGGATCGACGGCTCCCGGCGGCTGCTGCGCATCGCGCAGGGGCTGCACCGCCTGCATCCCGCCGCGCCCGTCAGCCCGCAGCTGCTCATCCGCCGCGCTCGCCTCGCCCTCAGCGCAG GTAAACTTTTAAAAGCTGAATATATCCTAAGCAGCCTGATTAATGACAACGGAGCAACAG GAACCTGGCGATACACTGAGGAGAGCGATCGGATTCTTGTTCAGGCAGTCTGCTTACAAATCAGGGGACAGATTCTGCAAAAGCTTG GGATGTGGTATGAGGCAGCAGAGTTGATCTGGGCTTCAGTCGTGGGATACTTCAAACTCCCTCAGCCAGATAAAAAG ggAATTGCCACATCCTTGGGTATTATGGCAGACATCTTTTCTTCCATGAATGAGCAGGATTATGCACGCTTTAAAACCAGTGCTGACATTGACCTG aGCCTCCTGCAGGAGTTCAGCCACCGCTTGTTATCAGCAGCTGAGGCCTGCAAGCTGGCAGCTGCCTACAGCCAGTACACCCCCCTGTTTGTCCTCACAGCCGTG AACATCCGTGGGATGTGTCTGCTGTCCTACAGTCACTCCAAGGACTGTCCCCCGGAAAAGAGAGAGTTCTACTTGTCTGAAGCCAAGGAATCCTTCGAGATCGGGCTGCTCACCAAGGAGGAGCAGAGTGCCATCACCagcaagcaggagctgcacagtTTCATCAAAGCTGCCTTCTGCCTGGCCACCGTGCACCGATGGCTGCACGGagagagccaggagctgcaggaggtcacccagctgtgcagggaagcCCTGGCAAAGCTGCACTCCTACAGCACCTTGTTCCCAGAGGAGGAAGATAAAGGGAGGCTTGCCGAAGAGATCATGTCTCTGATCGCCACCGTGAAGAAGCGCCTGCGAGTGGGAAGCTTCCCGAATTCCGATGCCAGGTCTTATGTCCCTGACAGTTATAAAGGCTCCTTACAAAAACCTGTCCTGCAAGGGGAAACCAGCTTTGAGGAGATCCTTGCCAAGCATTCCCAGCATCACCTGTCAGTGTGCCAAGTGTTTGAAAAAACTTGCAGGATTCATAAAACCACACCGGGAGAAATCCAGGTGGGAGCTTGTATCACAACCTTAAGAACAGAGACCAAAACCATGGACACTGTGTGTACTACTGAAGACACAGTTCACCAGAGGAGAGGTGCTGTGAAAATCCTGAACTCACCAACAGCAGGAAGCAGCTCAGAGGGACTCAGTGGCCAGAGAAATCAAGACATTGGCTCTGGCATGATGAAAATTTCCTTTGGAGAAGAGAAGCcattagaaatgaaaataaacagcaaaaaagatgttttcagCAGAGGGCAAAATGGGAGCCAAAGCACTACTTCTGAGAACTCTCAGTGCAAGCTGTCTAAATCCAGTTATTCTTCCAGCTGGGAGGAGCTAAGCTgtaacagcagcagggagtcTCTCAGGGATGGGCAGCAAGGGGAGCAGGGCTCGGTGGAGGAGTGGTGCTGCACCACAGAATCTGATGGGGACGGTCAGGATGGGCCCTTGAGCTCTTTACCTCCCAGAGACTggcatcctgctcctccagagTCCCTCCATGGCTCTGGGGGCTCTCCTCAGCATTCCTTGGAGGGCTGTGCACCTCCAGCAAGGAAGATGGTGGAGAAGGAgtctctctgcagagaagagctgcaggagggaagaCACCATGGAAGGAGCTcttcagagaagaaagcaaagggTTTGAACAATGAgtttccttccctctccaccTGTCACTCCGTTCCtacagggcaggaggaggagaagtgCTTTTCCTGTAcggagctgagctgcaggaccaaggacagcagcagggaggaaggcTTTGGTCGCTTTGAGTGGGTCCACGCAGGAGAACTTGCAGACAGCACTGAGGATCCCTCGTTTGAGGCACAGCCCCCCCGAAACAGGGGCACTTCTGTACCATCAACAAACATCAGGCTGAAAACAGGCTGTGACTCCTCTGTGCATGACTGGGTGAGGAAACCTGCCGTGCTGGGGAGCAAATCTCTCCAAGTGCCTCAAGTAGACACCCAGGCAGAAACAATAGATGACACTGACTTTGAGCTCATCAGTGTGGGAGACTTGGTAAGCAATTATCCTACAGCACTGGCTCCAAAGCATgaagcagctcccagtgtgCCAACAGCTTTGCCCTTCCAGGGAAAGATATCCCCAACCAAGCACTTTGACTGTGCCACTacagaagaagatgaagagaagTCTCAGGATGTGGTCAGCAGCAAGAGACAATCCAGTTCCTCTCTGAGTTCATGGGTCAAACCAGCACAGATGCCCACGAGTTCCCCTGAAGGTTCAGTCCCAAGGGGAGGTGGCTTTGCCTTCATGCCTGGGAGAATGAAGGAAGAGATCCTGGATGCTCGGTTTCTGAGGGATGATGATTACAAGCAGCTTCTGGCAGGGGTGGAGCATAATTGGCTTGTCCAGAGACTGATGCCTACTGGGATTTTTAGGACCAAAAAGCTTCACAAAGCATACT cTGCTCTTCTTCTGAAATACTCCAAGAAATCTGGGCTGTGGACAGGCCAGGAGACAGCTGTGTTCATTGGGGACTACCTGAACGTAGCCAAGGAAGGCAAGCAGAGAAGAGCCTTTTGGATACACTTCCTGCACCAAGAAGAAAGCCTGGGAAG GTATGTTGGGAAGgaatataaagaagaaaaaggactCCTCCATCATTTCAGTGACGTGGAGCGACAAATGACCGCCCAGTACTACGTGACAGAGTTCAACAAGAGGCTGTATGAGCAGAAGGTCCCCACCCAAATCTTTTATATCCCCTCTGCAGTACTGCTG ATACTGGAAGACAGAACTATAAAAGGGTGTGTGAGTGTGGAGCCCTACATCCTTGGGGAGTTTGTGAAGCTGTCCAACAACACCAAGGTGGTGAAGAATGAGTACAAAGCCACGGAGTATGGCCTGGCCTACGGCCACTTCTCCTACGAGTTCTCCAAAGGAACTGACGTCGTCGTCGACCTTCAAG GCTGGGTGACAGGCAATGGGAAAGGCCTCATCTACCTGACAGATCCTCAGATTCATTCCCTCAATAGCAAAGACATCTCCCGCTCCAACTTTGGGAAGAAAGGAATTTACTACTTTTTTAATGATCAACACGTGGAGTGCAACGAGATCTGTAGCTGCCTGTCTTTGAGGAGGCCCTCGGTGGAGCTGCTGGCCTAG
- the NEUROG2 gene encoding neurogenin-2, translated as MLVKAEVLAPPAEDELLLLGLGSPAPSPSLPSSAEEEEEEEEEEEEELRAAPPARPAEAPGGRGLRRAEGKRRPGRARGAPRAARTAETAQRIKRSRRLKANNRERNRMHNLNAALDALRDVLPTFPEDAKLTKIETLRFAHNYIWALTETLRLAGAARLGPDGAAAVPAEGSPSPASSWSGGAASPAPSASPYACTLSPASPAGSASDPEHWPGRFAPGPPPPLPRRCL; from the coding sequence ATGCTGGTGAAGGCGGAGGTCCTGGCGCCGCCCGCCGAGGacgagctgctgctgctggggctgggctcgCCCGCCCCCTCGCCCTCGCTGCCGTCCAGcgccgaggaggaggaggaagaggaggaggaggaggaggaggagctgcgcgccgccccgccggcccggcccgccgaGGCTCCGGGCGGCCGCGGGCTGCGGCGGGCGGAGGGGAAgcggcggccggggcgggcccggggcgcCCCGCGGGCGGCGCGCACGGCGGAGACGGCGCAGCGCATCAAGCGGAGCCGGCGGCTCAAGGCCAACAACCGCGAGCGCAACCGGATGCACAACCTGAACGCGGCGCTGGACGCCCTCCGCGACGTGCTGCCCACCTTCCCCGAGGACGCCAAGCTCACCAAGATCGAGACGCTCCGCTTCGCCCACAACTACATCTGGGCGCTCACCGAGACCCTGCGGCTGGCCGGGGCGGCGCGGCTCGGCCCCGACGGCGCGGCGGCGGTGCCCGCCGAGGGCAGCCCCTCGCCCGCTTCCTCCTGGAGCGGCggcgccgccagccccgcgccctCCGCCTCCCCGTACGCCTGCACTTTATCGCCCGCCAGCCCCGCGGGCTCCGCCTCGGATCCCGAGCACTGGCCGGGCCGCTTcgccccggggccgccgccgccgctgccccgccgcTGCCTCTAG
- the TIFA gene encoding TRAF-interacting protein with FHA domain-containing protein A, with translation MTSFEEAETEETVTCLHLTFYHPGQEEKMMFRCLNFRKREQVRADDAAKFGRDSSVCRYSLLDTRVSRIQFSLHFYRKLHTSECGFEIKNLSKKTKLTVNQTELGHLNKIDLPWKCIICFGDYQILAEVQEGESVDYFETHLHLAEAPILQERCLPCLPSLQPIPENGISPSLFLPQGKSPTEIDENELC, from the coding sequence ATGACCTCCTTCGAGGAAGCCGAAACAGAGGAGACAGTGACGTGCCTCCACCTGACCTTCTACCaccctgggcaggaggagaagaTGATGTTCCGCTGCCTGAACTTCCGCAAGCGCGAGCAGGTGAGGGCGGACGACGCGGCCAAGTTCGGCCGCGACTCCAGCGTGTGCCGCTACAGCCTGCTGGACACGCGCGTCTCCCGCATCCAGTTCTCCCTGCACTTCTACAGGAAGCTCCACACCTCGGAGTGCGGCTTTGAGATCAAGAACCTgagcaagaaaacaaagctgaCTGTCAACCAGACAGAGCTGGGCCACTTGAACAAAATCGACCTGCCCTGGAAGTGCATCATCTGCTTTGGGGACTACCAGATCCTTGCAGAGGTTCAGGAAGGGGAGTCCGTGGATTATTTTGAGACTCACTTGCACTTGGCTGAAGCACCCATCTTACAGGAAAGGTGCCTGCCATGCCTGCCGTCCCTGCAGCCTATACCTGAGAATGGCATTTCTCCTTCCTTATTTCTTCCCCAAGGCAAAAGCCCCACAGAGATTGATGAAAATGAGCTGTGCTAg